From the genome of Mesorhizobium japonicum MAFF 303099, one region includes:
- the ftsH gene encoding ATP-dependent zinc metalloprotease FtsH, translating into MNPNYRNLALWAIIAVLLIALFNLFQTPQTRGASSDVPYSQFLQDVAAGRVKTVTIAGARITGTYTDNSTGFQTYSPGDPQLVSRLQDKNVTINARPEADGSNSLFGYLISWLPMILILGVWIFFMRQMQSGSGRAMGFGKSKAKLLTEAHGRVTFQDVAGVDEAKEDLEEIVEFLRDPQKFQRLGGKIPRGVLLVGPPGTGKTLLARSVAGEANVPFFTISGSDFVEMFVGVGASRVRDMFDQAKKNAPCIIFIDEIDAVGRHRGAGLGGGNDEREQTLNQLLVEMDGFESNESIILIAATNRPDVLDPALLRPGRFDRQVVVPNPDIVGREKILKVHVRNVPLAPNVDLKVVARGTPGFSGADLMNLVNESALMAARRNKRLVTMAEFEDAKDKIMMGAERRSSAMTQAEKELTAYHEAGHAILALNVPSADPLHKATIIPRGRALGMVMQLPEGDRYSMSYKYMISRLAIMMGGRVAEEFKFGKENITSGASSDIEQATKLARAMVTRWGFSDKLGHVAYGDNQEEVFLGHSVARTQNISEETAQIIDAEVRRLIDEAYSTAKSILTKKKKEWIALAQGLLEYETLSGDEIKQLIAGEKPARDLGDDTPPSRGSAVPKSGGRRKKGPEPEGGMEPQPSS; encoded by the coding sequence ATGAATCCGAACTATCGCAACCTCGCGCTCTGGGCGATCATAGCGGTCCTGCTCATCGCTCTCTTCAATCTGTTCCAGACGCCGCAGACGCGCGGGGCTTCGAGCGATGTGCCTTATTCGCAATTCCTGCAGGATGTCGCGGCCGGCCGGGTCAAGACGGTGACCATTGCGGGCGCCCGCATCACCGGCACCTACACCGACAATTCCACCGGCTTCCAGACCTATTCGCCCGGCGATCCCCAGCTGGTCTCGCGGCTGCAGGACAAGAACGTCACCATCAATGCGCGGCCCGAGGCCGACGGTTCCAATTCGCTGTTTGGCTACCTGATCTCCTGGCTGCCGATGATCCTGATCCTCGGCGTCTGGATATTCTTCATGCGCCAGATGCAGTCTGGATCCGGGCGCGCCATGGGTTTTGGCAAGTCGAAGGCCAAGCTTCTGACGGAGGCGCATGGCCGCGTCACCTTCCAGGACGTCGCCGGCGTCGACGAAGCCAAGGAAGATTTGGAAGAGATCGTCGAGTTCCTGCGCGATCCCCAGAAGTTCCAGCGGCTCGGCGGCAAGATCCCGCGCGGCGTGCTTTTGGTCGGCCCTCCCGGTACCGGCAAGACGCTGCTTGCCCGCTCGGTCGCCGGCGAGGCCAACGTGCCGTTCTTCACCATTTCGGGTTCGGACTTCGTCGAGATGTTCGTCGGCGTCGGTGCATCCCGCGTGCGTGACATGTTCGACCAGGCCAAGAAGAACGCGCCCTGCATCATCTTCATCGACGAAATCGACGCGGTCGGGCGCCATCGTGGCGCCGGCCTCGGCGGTGGCAATGACGAGCGCGAGCAGACGCTGAACCAGCTGCTGGTCGAGATGGACGGCTTCGAATCCAACGAAAGCATCATCTTGATCGCCGCCACCAACCGTCCCGACGTGCTCGATCCGGCGCTGCTCAGACCGGGCCGTTTCGACCGCCAGGTCGTGGTGCCGAACCCCGACATCGTCGGCCGCGAGAAGATCCTCAAGGTGCATGTGCGCAACGTGCCGCTGGCGCCCAATGTCGACCTCAAGGTGGTCGCGCGCGGCACGCCGGGCTTCTCCGGCGCCGACCTGATGAACCTGGTCAACGAATCGGCGCTGATGGCGGCGCGGCGCAACAAGCGCCTCGTCACCATGGCCGAGTTCGAGGACGCCAAGGACAAGATCATGATGGGTGCCGAGCGCCGCTCGTCGGCCATGACCCAGGCCGAGAAGGAGCTGACCGCCTATCACGAGGCCGGTCACGCCATACTGGCGCTCAACGTGCCGTCGGCCGACCCGCTGCACAAGGCCACCATCATCCCGCGTGGCCGCGCGCTCGGCATGGTGATGCAGTTGCCGGAAGGCGACCGCTATTCGATGAGCTACAAATACATGATCTCGCGCCTCGCCATCATGATGGGCGGCCGCGTGGCCGAGGAGTTCAAGTTCGGCAAGGAGAACATCACCTCGGGCGCTTCCTCGGATATCGAACAGGCGACCAAGCTGGCGCGTGCCATGGTCACGCGCTGGGGCTTCTCCGACAAGCTCGGCCATGTCGCCTATGGCGACAACCAGGAGGAAGTGTTCCTCGGTCATTCGGTGGCGCGCACGCAGAACATCTCGGAGGAGACCGCGCAGATCATCGACGCCGAAGTGCGCCGCCTGATCGACGAGGCTTATTCGACGGCGAAATCCATCTTGACCAAGAAGAAGAAGGAATGGATCGCGCTGGCGCAGGGGCTGCTCGAATACGAGACGCTGTCGGGCGACGAGATCAAGCAATTGATCGCCGGCGAAAAGCCCGCGCGCGACCTCGGCGACGACACGCCGCCCAGCCGCGGCTCGGCCGTGCCGAAGTCCGGCGGCCGCCGCAAGAAAGGCCCCGAGCCCGAAGGCGGCATGGAGCCACAGCCGTCGAGTTGA
- the tilS gene encoding tRNA lysidine(34) synthetase TilS, producing MLDTEPDLSTRLFSHIDFTHGAVAAVSGGSDSTALLLLLKHHFDRTGSSAKLLAVTIDHGLRQGSAAEAQAVAKLCAERGIAHRTLTWTGRKPSTGLPAAARDARYHLLAEAARAEGIGLIVTGHTADDQAETVLMRHARDRELADLAGRGLAGMAPATLYDWREWIVRPLLGTRRSALRDFLRREHVGWAEDPTNIDEAFERPRVRAALAGESAGHMENTLRLAGQAAVERGQLGASAANLIRRIASQPSTGLIRLDPALLIADDQAAIYALRILLATAGGAAFLPDQARSAALFVRLKAGFLCATLSRTVVDFRHAGLFLRREARGLPPAATAVDNTIWDGRRHITLNDMSGALLIAPLGAAAARRLAIDDGETPASLIRAALAAEPTLLQAFENLGLPQGEPRLPVFAARPVVSPFARFLPSFDLAPARAVAELIGASPLPASPLGGHSAD from the coding sequence ATGCTCGACACCGAGCCTGACCTTTCGACCAGACTTTTTTCGCATATCGATTTTACCCACGGCGCCGTTGCGGCCGTGTCCGGCGGGAGCGACTCGACCGCCCTGCTTCTCCTTCTCAAGCACCATTTCGACCGAACCGGATCGTCCGCGAAGCTGCTGGCGGTGACAATCGACCATGGATTGCGTCAGGGTTCGGCAGCCGAGGCGCAAGCCGTGGCGAAGCTGTGCGCGGAGCGCGGCATTGCCCACCGCACCTTGACGTGGACCGGGCGCAAGCCATCGACCGGCCTGCCGGCGGCGGCGCGGGACGCGCGCTACCATCTGCTGGCCGAGGCGGCGCGCGCGGAAGGCATCGGCCTGATCGTCACCGGTCATACCGCCGACGACCAAGCCGAGACGGTGTTGATGCGGCATGCACGGGACCGGGAGCTTGCCGACCTGGCGGGTCGTGGGCTTGCCGGTATGGCACCGGCCACCCTCTATGATTGGCGCGAGTGGATCGTTCGGCCGCTTCTGGGCACGCGGCGCTCGGCGCTTCGCGATTTCCTGCGGCGCGAACATGTCGGCTGGGCCGAGGACCCGACCAATATCGACGAAGCCTTCGAACGGCCGCGCGTACGCGCGGCACTTGCCGGCGAAAGTGCCGGGCACATGGAGAATACGCTGCGGCTCGCCGGCCAGGCGGCCGTCGAGCGCGGGCAGCTTGGCGCCAGCGCCGCCAATCTGATCCGTCGCATTGCCAGCCAGCCGAGCACGGGCCTCATCCGGCTCGATCCTGCTCTGCTGATCGCGGACGACCAGGCGGCCATCTATGCGTTGCGCATCTTGCTGGCCACCGCCGGAGGCGCTGCCTTCCTGCCGGACCAGGCGCGCAGCGCGGCGCTGTTCGTCCGGCTGAAGGCCGGATTTCTTTGCGCCACATTGTCGCGGACGGTGGTCGATTTCCGGCACGCCGGTCTCTTCCTGCGCCGCGAGGCGCGGGGTTTGCCGCCCGCCGCCACCGCTGTCGACAACACCATCTGGGACGGCCGCCGCCACATCACGTTGAACGACATGTCCGGCGCATTATTGATCGCCCCGTTGGGTGCGGCAGCAGCGAGGCGGCTGGCGATCGATGATGGAGAAACCCCGGCAAGCCTGATACGCGCCGCACTGGCCGCGGAACCGACATTGCTGCAAGCCTTTGAAAACCTTGGTTTGCCGCAGGGCGAGCCGCGCTTACCGGTGTTCGCGGCGCGACCGGTCGTGTCGCCTTTTGCCCGCTTCCTGCCGTCCTTCGATCTGGCGCCGGCGCGGGCCGTCGCCGAACTGATCGGCGCGTCACCGCTTCCCGCTTCGCCATTGGGCGGCCACAGTGCCGATTGA
- the ybgF gene encoding tol-pal system protein YbgF: MHLRSVLSGTLAALLLSGFTALASGPGASGPGQSTDSGFSFHLPSLELPSLFGDKKKPDQVQFAQQSNGAGATGLEDQLRQMNGKIEELNFQILQMQEQMRKQQEDNEFRFQQLEGGAQGGQPPAPKKSDATTNTNTDVAAAPATQAPADAGAAPGGNQSAGGKTVEDVIVESPEGDPGKVIPGTGAPEKTFGSITVDKNGNVIDAGGNTQSTAPTQDAAPATKAPAKAGKSNGTIVAALPSTNDPEELYRNSYQFILSGDYGTAEQGFRDHISRFPRDAKAADAHYWLGESLLGQQKYRDAAEVFLAASKDYPKAKKAPDMLLKLGVSLVGLKQHDVACATFSEVGKRYPDISSALKERVKQEKALAAC; this comes from the coding sequence ATGCATTTGAGATCGGTTCTGAGCGGCACGCTTGCGGCGCTGCTCCTATCAGGCTTCACCGCCCTGGCAAGCGGCCCGGGGGCAAGCGGCCCAGGGCAGTCAACCGACAGCGGCTTTTCCTTCCATCTGCCGAGCCTCGAACTGCCGAGCCTCTTCGGCGACAAGAAGAAACCCGACCAGGTCCAGTTCGCGCAGCAGTCGAACGGCGCCGGCGCCACCGGGCTCGAGGACCAGCTGCGCCAGATGAACGGCAAGATCGAAGAGCTCAATTTCCAGATCCTGCAGATGCAGGAACAGATGCGCAAGCAGCAGGAAGACAACGAGTTCCGCTTCCAGCAGCTTGAAGGCGGCGCGCAAGGCGGACAGCCTCCGGCGCCGAAGAAATCCGACGCCACCACCAACACCAACACCGACGTGGCGGCGGCCCCGGCAACCCAGGCTCCGGCTGATGCCGGCGCCGCGCCTGGCGGCAATCAGTCCGCGGGCGGCAAGACAGTCGAGGACGTCATCGTCGAATCGCCCGAAGGCGACCCCGGCAAGGTGATTCCCGGCACGGGAGCTCCGGAAAAGACCTTCGGTTCCATCACTGTCGACAAGAACGGCAATGTGATCGATGCCGGCGGCAACACCCAGTCGACTGCGCCGACGCAAGACGCGGCCCCAGCCACCAAGGCCCCGGCCAAGGCCGGCAAGTCCAACGGCACGATCGTCGCGGCGCTGCCCTCCACCAACGACCCGGAAGAGCTTTACCGCAATTCCTATCAGTTCATCCTGTCGGGCGACTACGGCACCGCCGAACAGGGTTTTCGCGATCATATCTCCCGCTTCCCGCGTGATGCGAAGGCGGCGGACGCCCATTACTGGCTGGGTGAATCGCTGCTTGGCCAGCAGAAATACCGCGACGCGGCCGAGGTCTTCCTCGCCGCCAGCAAGGACTACCCGAAGGCCAAGAAGGCACCCGACATGCTGTTGAAGCTCGGCGTGTCGCTGGTCGGCCTCAAGCAGCACGACGTCGCCTGCGCCACCTTCAGCGAAGTCGGCAAGCGCTACCCCGACATCTCCAGTGCACTCAAGGAACGCGTCAAGCAGGAGAAGGCCCTGGCTGCGTGCTGA
- the pal gene encoding peptidoglycan-associated lipoprotein Pal: protein MGRIAALTRNPVMIALVAMLAIAGCASKKTPNNAADLGLNGAGAATPGSAQDFTVNIGDRIFFDTDSSSIRADAQTTLARQAQWLNQYKQYAIVVEGHADERGTREYNLALGARRAAAARDFLVSKGVASSRLKTISYGKERPVAVCDDISCWSQNRRAVTTLSGAGS, encoded by the coding sequence ATGGGCCGTATCGCAGCACTTACCAGAAACCCGGTCATGATCGCGCTGGTGGCGATGCTCGCCATCGCCGGTTGCGCTTCGAAGAAGACGCCGAACAACGCCGCCGACCTCGGCCTCAACGGCGCCGGTGCGGCAACGCCCGGCTCGGCGCAGGACTTCACCGTCAACATTGGCGACCGCATCTTCTTCGATACGGACTCGTCCTCGATCCGCGCCGACGCGCAGACCACACTCGCTCGCCAGGCGCAGTGGCTGAACCAGTACAAGCAGTACGCCATCGTCGTCGAAGGTCACGCCGACGAGCGCGGCACGCGCGAATACAATCTGGCGCTCGGCGCCCGCCGCGCTGCCGCCGCCCGCGACTTCCTGGTTTCCAAAGGTGTCGCTTCCAGCCGTCTGAAGACCATTTCATACGGCAAGGAACGTCCGGTCGCGGTCTGCGACGACATCTCCTGCTGGTCGCAGAATCGCCGCGCCGTCACCACGCTCAGCGGCGCCGGTTCCTGA
- the tolB gene encoding Tol-Pal system beta propeller repeat protein TolB, whose translation MRSFLKPLLTIAAMALGMTAVIPMPAWALVELNVNKGNVEPLPIAITDFQGGDALGAQISQIVTADLKRSGLFAPIDKSAFIEKISNPDAAPRFDDWKVINAQALVTGSVSKEADGRIRAQYRLWDTFAGQQMSGEQFFANDANQRRVAHIIADAIYERLTGEKGYFDTRVVFIDESGAKNARKKRLAIMDQDGANVRYLSDGRSIVLTPRFSPNRQEITYMSYESGQPRVYLLQIETGQRELVGNFPGMTFAPRFSPDGQKVIMSLLRDDGNSNIFAMDLRSRSTTRLTNSTAIDTSPSYSPDGSKVVFTSDRGGRAQIYVMGADGSGQTRISFGDGVYSTPVWSPRGDLIAFTKQTGGEFQIGVMKTDGSGERILSSGFQQEGPTWAPNGRVLMFFRDSNGGPKLVSVDLTGRNEQPIPTANFASDPAWSPLLE comes from the coding sequence ATGAGATCCTTCCTCAAGCCGCTCCTGACGATTGCAGCCATGGCGCTGGGCATGACGGCCGTAATCCCCATGCCGGCATGGGCGCTCGTCGAGCTCAACGTCAACAAGGGCAATGTCGAGCCGCTGCCAATCGCCATCACGGATTTCCAGGGCGGCGATGCGCTTGGCGCGCAGATTTCCCAGATCGTCACGGCTGACCTGAAACGCTCCGGCCTGTTCGCGCCGATCGACAAGAGCGCCTTCATCGAGAAGATCTCGAACCCGGATGCCGCCCCCCGCTTCGACGACTGGAAGGTGATTAACGCGCAGGCGCTGGTCACCGGCAGCGTCAGCAAGGAAGCTGACGGCCGCATCCGTGCGCAGTACCGGCTTTGGGATACTTTTGCCGGCCAGCAGATGTCGGGTGAGCAGTTCTTCGCCAACGACGCCAACCAGCGCCGCGTCGCCCACATCATCGCCGACGCCATCTATGAGCGGCTGACCGGTGAGAAGGGCTATTTCGACACGCGCGTGGTGTTCATCGACGAGTCCGGCGCCAAGAATGCGCGCAAGAAGCGCCTGGCTATCATGGACCAGGATGGCGCCAACGTCCGCTATCTCTCGGACGGACGCTCGATCGTGCTGACGCCGCGTTTCTCGCCGAACCGGCAGGAAATCACCTACATGTCCTATGAGAGCGGCCAGCCGCGGGTCTATCTCCTGCAGATCGAGACCGGGCAGCGCGAACTGGTCGGCAATTTCCCCGGCATGACCTTTGCACCGCGCTTCTCGCCCGACGGCCAGAAGGTGATCATGAGCCTGCTGCGCGACGACGGCAATTCCAACATCTTCGCCATGGACCTGCGCAGCCGCTCGACGACGCGGCTGACCAACTCGACCGCCATCGACACCTCGCCCTCCTATTCGCCCGACGGCAGCAAGGTGGTGTTCACCTCCGACCGCGGCGGTCGCGCGCAGATCTATGTCATGGGCGCCGACGGCTCGGGCCAGACCCGCATCTCCTTCGGCGACGGCGTCTATTCGACGCCGGTGTGGTCGCCGCGCGGCGACCTCATCGCCTTCACCAAGCAGACCGGCGGCGAATTCCAGATCGGTGTCATGAAGACCGACGGTTCCGGCGAGCGCATCCTGTCGTCCGGTTTCCAGCAGGAAGGACCAACCTGGGCGCCGAACGGCCGCGTGCTGATGTTCTTCCGCGACTCCAATGGCGGGCCGAAACTGGTTTCGGTCGACCTAACCGGCCGCAACGAGCAGCCGATCCCGACGGCGAACTTCGCGTCGGATCCCGCTTGGTCGCCCTTGTTGGAATAG
- a CDS encoding cell envelope integrity protein TolA, whose protein sequence is MKTGLTTSVILHTAVLAFGLFTLSAPAALPSADVESVAVDIVPMEAIAQTLQGDKKAVMHEKPAPLPTQRPDIVPASQKVGENSVDTDKPITPEAKPKPVDMTSAPPPAPTPKETPKTEDVPKPQEKPKPIPATEVAPAPTPKEEVKPEPVKQTEPKPTPAKPAPTPPPQDKTAAIDPTPEVKPDAVAEAIAKDPPAEETQLPSSAPAPEARPKPQPAQAESAKAPERKDAEKPVKEASSKPKSDDKQFNANEISALLDKQKPSGGGAKRSTQQASLGGDKDQGQKLSKSEQGALESQLGGCWTLPVGLEGSENFVVVVRFNLDNSGKLDGRPSVEKSSGNRQFDESAVRAVQKCDVAGLQVPAGKQDIWNDIRVTFDPREMLGL, encoded by the coding sequence ATGAAAACCGGCCTCACCACATCGGTGATCTTGCACACGGCGGTGCTGGCCTTCGGCCTGTTCACCCTGTCGGCGCCGGCCGCGCTCCCGTCCGCTGATGTCGAGTCGGTCGCGGTCGATATCGTGCCGATGGAAGCCATCGCGCAGACGCTGCAGGGCGACAAGAAGGCCGTGATGCATGAAAAACCGGCGCCACTGCCGACGCAGCGCCCGGACATCGTGCCGGCGTCGCAGAAGGTCGGCGAAAACAGCGTCGATACCGACAAGCCGATAACGCCGGAAGCCAAGCCGAAGCCCGTCGACATGACCTCGGCCCCGCCACCCGCGCCGACCCCCAAAGAGACGCCGAAGACCGAGGACGTACCGAAGCCGCAGGAAAAGCCGAAGCCCATTCCGGCGACGGAAGTGGCGCCTGCGCCGACGCCCAAGGAAGAGGTCAAGCCCGAGCCGGTCAAGCAGACCGAGCCGAAGCCGACGCCGGCCAAGCCGGCGCCGACCCCGCCGCCGCAGGACAAGACCGCCGCTATCGATCCGACGCCCGAGGTCAAGCCGGATGCCGTCGCCGAGGCCATAGCCAAGGATCCGCCGGCCGAAGAGACGCAATTGCCGAGCTCGGCGCCCGCGCCGGAAGCACGGCCGAAGCCGCAGCCGGCGCAGGCCGAAAGCGCCAAGGCGCCGGAACGCAAGGATGCCGAGAAGCCGGTGAAGGAAGCGTCGTCGAAGCCGAAGTCCGACGACAAGCAGTTCAACGCCAACGAGATCTCGGCGCTGCTCGACAAGCAGAAGCCGTCCGGCGGCGGCGCCAAGCGTTCGACGCAGCAGGCCTCGCTCGGCGGCGATAAGGATCAGGGCCAGAAACTGTCGAAGTCGGAGCAGGGCGCTCTGGAAAGCCAGTTGGGTGGGTGCTGGACGCTGCCGGTTGGCCTGGAGGGCTCGGAGAACTTCGTCGTCGTCGTGCGCTTCAACCTGGACAATTCCGGCAAGCTCGATGGCCGCCCGTCCGTCGAAAAGTCGAGCGGTAACCGGCAGTTCGATGAAAGCGCGGTTCGCGCGGTTCAGAAATGCGACGTGGCCGGCCTGCAGGTTCCTGCCGGCAAGCAGGACATCTGGAACGACATCCGGGTCACTTTCGATCCAAGGGAGATGCTTGGCCTCTAG
- the tolR gene encoding protein TolR, whose amino-acid sequence MGMSVGMAGRGGRGHRRRGRHHGLMSEINVTPMVDVMLVLLIIFMVAAPMLTVGVPIDLPDTQAKAMNADTQPITVSINAAGQIYLQETEIPIEELVAKLQAISKTGYEERIFIRGDKSTDYGTAMKVMARISAAGYKNIGLVSLQEQDQ is encoded by the coding sequence ATGGGTATGTCCGTAGGCATGGCGGGACGCGGCGGGCGCGGCCACAGGCGGCGCGGCCGTCATCATGGGCTGATGTCGGAAATCAACGTCACGCCAATGGTCGACGTCATGCTGGTGCTGCTGATCATCTTCATGGTCGCGGCACCGATGCTGACGGTCGGCGTACCGATCGACCTGCCCGACACGCAGGCCAAGGCGATGAATGCCGACACGCAGCCGATCACCGTCTCGATCAACGCCGCCGGCCAAATCTATCTCCAGGAAACCGAGATCCCGATCGAGGAATTGGTGGCCAAGCTGCAGGCGATCTCGAAGACCGGTTATGAGGAGCGCATCTTCATCCGTGGTGACAAGTCCACCGACTATGGCACGGCGATGAAGGTGATGGCCCGCATTTCAGCCGCCGGCTACAAGAATATCGGCCTGGTTTCGTTGCAGGAACAGGATCAATAG
- the tolQ gene encoding protein TolQ, which yields MENIALADPGAQLSIWALFMQASWVVKLVMIGLLCASVWTWAIIIDKLVAYGRMRLALNRFEQVFWSGQSLEELYRTLADRKTSGMGAIFVAAMREWKKSFEKGAKTPLGLQTRIDKAMDLALTREMEKLEGRLGFLATTGSAAPFIGLFGTVIGIMTSFQAIAGSKNTSLAVVAPGIAEALLATAIGLLAAIPAVIAYNKLSSDASKLAVRMEGFSDEFSAILSRQIDEKVAPKA from the coding sequence ATGGAAAATATCGCACTCGCCGATCCGGGCGCGCAATTGTCGATTTGGGCGCTGTTCATGCAGGCCAGCTGGGTGGTCAAGCTGGTCATGATCGGGCTGCTCTGCGCCTCGGTCTGGACCTGGGCGATCATCATCGACAAGCTGGTTGCCTATGGCCGCATGCGGCTAGCGCTGAACCGCTTCGAGCAGGTCTTCTGGTCCGGGCAGTCGCTGGAAGAGCTCTACCGCACGCTCGCCGACCGCAAGACATCAGGCATGGGCGCCATTTTCGTCGCCGCCATGCGCGAGTGGAAGAAGAGCTTCGAGAAGGGCGCCAAGACGCCGCTCGGGCTGCAGACCCGCATCGACAAGGCGATGGACCTGGCGCTGACCCGCGAGATGGAGAAGCTGGAGGGCCGCCTCGGCTTTCTCGCCACCACGGGCTCGGCGGCGCCGTTCATCGGTCTGTTCGGGACGGTCATCGGCATCATGACCTCGTTCCAGGCCATTGCCGGCTCCAAGAACACTAGTCTCGCGGTTGTCGCGCCCGGCATCGCCGAGGCGCTGCTGGCGACGGCCATCGGCCTGCTCGCCGCCATCCCGGCCGTCATTGCCTACAACAAGCTGTCATCGGATGCGAGCAAGCTCGCGGTGCGCATGGAAGGGTTCTCCGACGAGTTCTCCGCCATACTCTCGCGCCAAATCGATGAAAAAGTCGCGCCGAAGGCCTGA
- the ybgC gene encoding tol-pal system-associated acyl-CoA thioesterase yields the protein MDDHGESATLLAGLSGALTTFGHRLMARVYYADTDFSGVVYHARYLEFLERGRSDYLRLTGVHHTELADGKHGEKIVWVVRRMEIDFRSPARIDDILTVDTRTDAISGARIFMAQQLRRGDEVLVEAKVEAAIIGENGRPRRFPKEWVAAFMPKVG from the coding sequence ATGGACGATCATGGTGAATCGGCGACGCTGCTGGCCGGGCTTTCCGGCGCGCTGACGACGTTCGGCCACCGGCTGATGGCGCGGGTCTATTATGCCGACACCGATTTCTCCGGCGTCGTCTACCATGCGCGCTATCTCGAATTCCTCGAGCGCGGCCGCTCCGACTATCTCAGGCTCACCGGCGTGCATCACACGGAGCTCGCCGACGGCAAGCATGGTGAGAAGATCGTCTGGGTGGTGCGGCGCATGGAGATCGATTTCCGCAGCCCCGCCCGCATCGACGACATTCTGACCGTCGATACCCGCACCGACGCCATTTCCGGCGCGCGCATCTTCATGGCGCAGCAGCTCAGGCGTGGCGACGAGGTGCTGGTCGAAGCCAAGGTCGAGGCGGCGATCATCGGCGAGAATGGACGACCGAGACGTTTTCCCAAGGAGTGGGTTGCGGCCTTCATGCCCAAGGTGGGCTGA
- a CDS encoding glycoside hydrolase family 5 protein, protein MAPLTAMIKSLMAALLVLMALVLPGQAATFTMKRGLNLDQWVTWPGEDQWGDAKTILPYPEWRKFLGDDDLRALKGAGFDFLRMPVDPSPFLSDQTAALRDDLYASVLDSVRMINRAGLKVIVDMHLIPAGGSRKIGMAQVMDDPRTFDRYLDMVRKMARTLAGEDPEKVAFEPMNEPIVDCDSDGTSLWPDRQRELFAAARSSATKLTLVLTGACYSAASSLEKIDPKAISDDNVIWTFHSYDPFLLTHQGATWAGDFIPYVTGLPYPLNAVPKAQLDATLDIIRARIKAEAPWTRQSGLLAYLDEQVASMDSPDKLLGLMDAPFKKVEAWAKANGVKPENITLGEFGMIRQEYGNAYVMPAQYRAAYVRDMIARAEAHGFSWSVWSYGGAFGIVDAFNGDKGEPDVMDVIRSLH, encoded by the coding sequence ATGGCACCGTTGACGGCGATGATCAAGAGTTTGATGGCGGCGCTGCTGGTGCTCATGGCCTTGGTGTTGCCTGGCCAGGCAGCGACTTTCACGATGAAGCGCGGCCTCAATCTTGACCAGTGGGTCACCTGGCCCGGCGAGGATCAATGGGGTGACGCCAAGACCATACTGCCCTATCCGGAATGGCGCAAATTCCTTGGAGATGACGATCTCAGAGCGCTCAAGGGAGCAGGCTTCGATTTCCTGCGTATGCCGGTCGACCCGTCGCCTTTCCTGTCCGACCAGACAGCGGCGCTGCGCGATGACCTCTATGCCAGCGTGCTGGACTCGGTGCGCATGATCAACCGTGCCGGCCTGAAGGTGATCGTCGACATGCACCTGATCCCGGCCGGCGGCAGCCGCAAGATCGGCATGGCGCAGGTGATGGACGATCCCCGGACCTTCGACCGCTACCTCGATATGGTGCGCAAGATGGCCCGCACCCTGGCCGGCGAGGATCCCGAAAAGGTCGCCTTCGAACCGATGAACGAGCCGATCGTCGACTGCGACAGCGATGGCACCAGCCTGTGGCCGGACCGCCAGCGCGAATTGTTCGCCGCGGCACGATCGTCGGCCACGAAACTGACGCTGGTGCTGACCGGCGCCTGCTATTCCGCCGCCTCGTCCCTGGAGAAGATCGATCCCAAGGCGATCTCCGACGACAATGTCATCTGGACTTTCCACTCCTATGATCCGTTCCTGCTCACCCATCAGGGCGCGACCTGGGCCGGCGACTTTATTCCCTATGTGACCGGCCTGCCCTACCCGCTCAATGCCGTGCCGAAGGCGCAGCTCGACGCGACGCTCGACATCATCCGCGCCCGGATCAAGGCCGAGGCGCCGTGGACACGGCAGAGCGGCCTGCTGGCCTATCTCGACGAACAGGTCGCCAGCATGGACAGTCCCGACAAGCTGCTCGGCCTGATGGACGCGCCGTTCAAAAAGGTTGAGGCATGGGCGAAAGCCAACGGCGTCAAGCCGGAAAACATCACGCTGGGCGAGTTCGGCATGATCCGCCAGGAATATGGCAATGCCTATGTGATGCCGGCGCAGTACCGCGCCGCTTACGTCAGGGACATGATCGCCCGCGCCGAGGCGCATGGTTTCTCATGGTCGGTGTGGAGCTATGGCGGCGCCTTCGGCATCGTCGACGCCTTCAATGGCGACAAGGGCGAGCCGGATGTGATGGACGTGATCCGCTCGCTTCACTGA